A part of Myxococcales bacterium genomic DNA contains:
- a CDS encoding 2-oxoisovalerate dehydrogenase, translating to MKTSSKKNRNIDQDQLLNWYKYALLARKIDDKAALYIRRGMGWSYHARCSGHEGIQVALGLAFRQNKDFLFPYYRDTATVLAAGLNPVELILNGLSKSTDVASGGRHMSNHFAKPSINIQNVSSCTGNHTQHAVGVARAIKYYQDDAIAFCSQGESSMSEGYCYEAINGATREKLPVIFVIQNNGYGISVPTSEQSANTLISDNFRGFKNLGIFNADGTSFLDSHQKMSDAVDFVRSTGCPALLHAQCVRIGAHSNSDAQDLYRDKEEIQKAAQSDPIELLRAEILKNKGAEKYLKALEKELDNEIEQACQKAEEAPVPTPDSVHKFVFAQSYQPQKSQDEHVPVDAEPTEKLREAINRTLIEEFQHNDQTFLWGQDCASKKKGGVFNLTKGMLDLFGPKRIFNAPIAEDFIVGTANGMSRYRSDIRIVIEAAQFADYVWPAMEQIVEMGHDYWRSNGQFSPNVVLRLASGGYITGGLYHSQNIEAIMSHLPGLRVVTPAFAEDAAGLLRTAIRSFGPTFFLEPKYLYNRAEARGPKYGSDFALPFGVGKVRRHGTDMSIITYGNTVHMALQVAQELSESGHSIEVFDLRSIKPLDIEGISKTVRATGKVLIVHEDHMFNGIGSEVSAVIMENCFMDLDAPVRRLAALDIPIGFSKILENAILPQKENIKKAAIELLTY from the coding sequence ATCAAAACTTCGAGTAAGAAAAATCGCAACATTGATCAAGATCAGTTACTCAATTGGTATAAATACGCACTATTAGCTCGCAAAATTGACGATAAGGCAGCTCTTTATATTCGCCGGGGTATGGGGTGGAGTTATCATGCTCGCTGCTCTGGACATGAAGGTATTCAGGTAGCATTGGGCTTAGCTTTCCGTCAAAACAAAGATTTTTTATTTCCTTATTATCGGGATACGGCAACCGTTTTAGCCGCAGGCCTCAATCCTGTTGAGCTCATACTTAACGGATTATCAAAAAGTACAGATGTCGCTTCTGGCGGGCGCCATATGTCCAATCACTTTGCCAAGCCTAGTATAAATATTCAAAATGTTTCTTCGTGTACAGGTAATCACACTCAACATGCTGTGGGTGTAGCTCGTGCCATAAAATATTATCAGGATGATGCTATAGCGTTTTGTAGCCAGGGCGAATCCTCTATGTCTGAAGGTTATTGCTATGAAGCGATTAATGGAGCTACACGCGAAAAATTGCCGGTAATTTTTGTCATACAGAATAATGGCTATGGGATTTCTGTGCCCACGAGTGAGCAATCAGCTAACACATTGATCAGTGATAATTTTCGAGGTTTTAAAAATCTAGGTATTTTTAATGCAGATGGTACGAGCTTTTTGGATAGTCATCAAAAAATGAGTGATGCTGTCGATTTTGTACGTTCCACAGGTTGTCCAGCTCTGCTTCATGCACAATGTGTTCGTATTGGGGCTCATTCAAATTCCGACGCACAAGATCTCTATCGCGATAAGGAAGAAATACAAAAGGCTGCCCAATCAGATCCAATCGAATTATTGAGAGCTGAAATTCTTAAAAATAAAGGTGCCGAGAAATATCTGAAAGCTCTTGAAAAAGAGTTAGATAATGAAATTGAGCAGGCATGTCAAAAGGCTGAAGAAGCGCCTGTGCCCACCCCTGATTCAGTGCATAAATTTGTTTTTGCACAAAGTTATCAGCCACAAAAATCACAAGATGAACATGTCCCAGTCGATGCAGAACCCACCGAAAAATTGCGTGAAGCAATTAATCGTACTTTAATAGAGGAATTCCAACATAACGACCAAACTTTTTTATGGGGGCAGGATTGTGCCTCTAAGAAAAAGGGAGGTGTATTTAATCTGACCAAAGGAATGCTCGATCTCTTTGGCCCAAAACGAATTTTTAATGCTCCCATTGCCGAGGATTTTATAGTGGGTACCGCCAATGGCATGAGTCGCTATCGCTCGGATATTAGAATTGTTATTGAGGCTGCTCAGTTTGCTGATTATGTATGGCCCGCAATGGAACAGATAGTGGAGATGGGTCATGATTATTGGCGATCCAATGGACAATTCTCTCCCAACGTTGTTTTGCGCTTAGCATCAGGAGGCTATATTACTGGAGGTTTATATCACTCGCAAAATATTGAAGCTATCATGAGCCATTTGCCGGGGCTTAGGGTAGTAACCCCTGCTTTTGCTGAAGATGCTGCAGGGCTTTTGCGTACTGCCATTCGCTCTTTTGGGCCAACTTTTTTCCTTGAGCCAAAATATTTATATAACCGAGCAGAAGCCAGGGGACCAAAATATGGATCAGATTTTGCTCTACCCTTTGGTGTGGGAAAAGTTCGGCGGCATGGGACTGATATGAGTATTATTACCTATGGCAATACGGTGCATATGGCGCTTCAGGTAGCCCAAGAACTTTCTGAATCAGGGCATTCTATTGAGGTTTTTGATTTACGTTCCATCAAACCACTCGATATTGAGGGTATTAGTAAAACAGTGCGTGCCACTGGGAAAGTTCTTATTGTTCACGAAGATCATATGTTTAATGGGATTGGTAGCGAAGTTTCAGCGGTCATTATGGAAAATTGTTTTATGGATCTTGATGCTCCTGTTCGGCGCTTAGCGGCGCTTGATATTCCCATAGGATTTTCCAAAATTCTAGAGAACGCAATTTTGCCGCAAAAAGAGAATATTAAGAAAGCTGCAATAGAACTCTTGACCTACTAA